From Triticum aestivum cultivar Chinese Spring chromosome 4A, IWGSC CS RefSeq v2.1, whole genome shotgun sequence, a single genomic window includes:
- the LOC123086976 gene encoding polyol transporter 5, which translates to MAHDGASHGATTAPLLASTEKPPRNMYAFGCATLASMTTILMGYNLALMSGAQLFIREDLGLTDEQVEVLAGSMNVYMLVSILAAGWAADLLGRRGTLVLANGFLMAGALAMSLGGSYAALMAARFITSIGVGFSLVVAPVYNAEISPASARGVLSSLLDIFVNVGILLSYVSNYALAGLPVHLSWRVMYAIGVLPPVLLAAGVLAMPESPRWLAMRGREDDARAVLVRTSDTAAEAELRFEEIKRVVEAPREADSGVWRELIFRPSAMVRRILVFVVGLNFLQQALGVDAILLYSPLMFKKAGMSSNSAILGATVAIGVVKTCFILVVSLFSDRFGRRPLLLASAGGVAASLTGLALTLCIGETSPASTAACVAFTLATVAAFSVGWGSLPSTYTAEITPLRLRAQGSSLGMAVNRLTCGVVSMSFISLAGWITMPGCFFLYASMAATAYVFVFLRLPETKGRTLEEMDVLFSK; encoded by the exons ATGGCGCACGATGGAGCTTCCCATGGAGCGACCACCGCCCCGCTGCTCGCGTCGACGGAGAAGCCACCGCGGAACATGTACGCCTTCGGCTGCGCCACGCTGGCCTCCATGACCACGATCCTCATGGGTTACA ATCTCGCGCTGATGAGCGGCGCGCAGCTCTTCATCCGGGAGGACCTGGGGCTTACCGACGAGCAGGTGGAGGTACTGGCTGGGTCCATGAACGTGTACATGCTCGTGTCCATCCTCGCCGCCGGCTGGGCGGCcgacctcctgggccgccgcggCACGCTCGTGCTCGCCAACGGCTTCCTCATGGCCGGCGCGCTCGCCATGTCGCTTGGCGGCAGCTACGCGGCGCTCATGGCCGCGCGCTTCATCACCAGCATCGGCGTTGGCTTCTCCCTCGTCGTCGCGCCGGTCTACAACGCCGAGATCTCGCCGGCCTCCGCGCGTGGCGTGCTTTCCTCGTTACTCGAT ATATTTGTCAACGTCGGCATCCTGCTCAGTTACGTGTCGAACTACGCCTTGGCTGGCCTGCCGGTGCACCTCAGTTGGCGCGTCATGTACGCCATCGGCGTGCTCCCACCGGTGCTCCTCGCCGCCGGGGTGCTCGCCATGCCGGAGTCCCCGCGGTGGCTCGCCATGCGCGGGCGCGAGGACGACGCGCGCGCAGTGCTCGTGCGCACCTCCGATACCGCCGCCGAGGCCGAGCTCCGGTTTGAGGAGATCAAGCGGGTCGTCGAGGCGCCGCGAGAAGCCGATAGCGGCGTGTGGCGGGAGCTGATCTTTCGACCGTCAGCGATGGTCCGGCGGATCCTTGTCTTCGTGGTCGGGCTCAACTTCCTCCAGCAAGCGTTGGGCGTCGACGCCATCCTGCTGTACAGCCCGCTCATGTTCAAGAAGGCAGGCATGTCGTCGAATAGCGCCATCTTGGGCGCCACCGTGGCCATCGGTGTCGTCAAGACGTGCTTCATACTCGTGGTCTCGCTCTTTTCCGACCGCTTCGGCCGGCGGCCGCTCCTGCTGGCCAGCGCCGGCGGCGTGGCCGCCTCGCTGACCGGCCTGGCTCTCACACTCTGCATCGGCGAGACGTCGCCAGCGAGCACGGCTGCCTGCGTGGCGTTCACGCTGGCCACGGTCGCGGCGTTTTCGGTCGGGTGGGGGTCGCTCCCGTCCACGTACACGGCAGAGATCACGCCGCTGCGGCTGCGTGCGCAGGGCTCGAGCCTGGGCATGGCGGTGAACCGGCTGACTTGCGGGGTGGTAAGCATGTCGTTCATATCGCTAGCGGGCTGGATCACCATGCCCGGGTGCTTCTTTCTGTACGCCAGTATGGCGGCCACGGCGTACGTGTTCGTCTTCCTGCGCCTGCCAGAGAC